The DNA region CGAACTGCTCATCACGCACAACTTCGTCATCGGGTGGTTCGTGCGCGAAGTGCTGGGGGCCCCGGACTGGCGCTGGATGACGCTGAACCAAGCGCACTGCGGGCTCACCGTGATCTCGCAGAAGCAGGGCCGCCCCTGGACGCTGGTCTCCCACAACGACCTGGGGCATCTCCCGATGGAGCTGCGCACCGGCCTGCCCGAGGATCCCCTGGTCTAGCTCGGGGCGTCGATCACCGCGGCGCTGCCGCCGTCAGTTCCGGACTGCAGCGCCTTGCCGTACCAGCGCGTCGCATTCGGGTTGTCGTTGTACGGGTCGATCGGGACGAAGCCGGTGGCCTCGTACAAGCGGCCGGCGGCCTCCAGCGTGTGGTGGGTGTCCAGGACGAGCTCGGCGGCGCCGAACTCCGCAGCCCGCCGCCGGAGGTCCTCCATCAGCAGACGGCCCCACCCGCGACCCCGGGTCTCGGGTCGCAGGTAGAGATGCTTCACCTCGTACCGCGGCCCGTGCGGGCCGTCCTCGATGCGGCGGATGCCGCCGCATCCGACCCCGTCCTCGCCGTCCGTCACGACGAGGAACACGCCCTGGGGCGGCTCGAAGGCCGCCGGATCCGGGAAGACCGTCGCGTAGGTGTGCCCCGGAAACGTGGCGGTGCGCATGCGGAAGTAGTCGGCGAGAAGCTCGTGCGCAGCAGGGTCGTCGACCGGAAGCGGAGTGATCGTCGGCATGGTCTCGAGCGTACCGGCGGCGCCCGGCGAGGCCGCACGGCACGACCGGCACGACGTGCCGCCGATACGATGGGATCCATGACGACACGCGTGGCCCTGGTCGGCGGCACCGGCAAGCTGGGCGGGATCATCCGGGGTGTCATCGACACGGAGCATGACTTCGAGGTCATCGCCACGCTCACCTCGAAGTCGCAGCTGTCCGAGCTCGACGGCGCCGATCTGGTCGTTGACGCCTCGAGCCCGGCCGTGTCCATCGACGTCGTCCGCGCCTCGATCGAGCGAGGCATGAACGTGCTGGTGGGCACATCGGGATGGTCCGCGGAACGCATCGCACTGATCCGCCCGATCGTGGCCGCCGCCGGCACCGGCGCCGTCTTCATCCCGAACTTCTCGCTCGGCTCAGTCCTCGGTACGGCTCTGGCCGCGGCGGCGGCGCCCTTCTTCCCGTCCGTCGAAATCGTCGAGGCGCACCGCGAGACCAAGATCGACTCACCCAGCGGGACGGCGGTGCGCACGGCGGAGCTCATCGGCGCAGCGCGGGCAGAGGTGGGTCCGGTCGAATCGCCGCACGTCGACCAGCGCGCCCGAGGGCAGCAGGTCGCCAGCATTCCGATCCACTCCCTGCGCCGCCCCGGGGTCGTGGCGCGGCAGGACGTGATCCTGTCGGGTCCGGGGGAGTCGCTCACGCTCACCCACGACACCGTCGAGCCCGCTCTGGCCTACGCCCCCGGGATCCGGCTGGCGCTGGGAGCGGCTCGCGACGCCCGAGGCGTCTTCATCGGACTGGACAGCTTCCTGGACATCGGCATCCGCATGCCCCAACCGGCGCCGGAGCGACCCGTCGCCGAGACCGACGTACCGGGCCAGGTCGCCCGCGTCACCGGAGCATGAGCGCCCGCATCGGTGTCGCGGTGATGGCGGCGCTCCTCGTGCTGTACATCGTCCTGGTCGCGCAGCGGGCGTGGCTGCTTCTGATCAGCGGAGAGCCGATCGGCATCGCGATGGGCGCGGCGCTGGTCGTGCTGCCCGTCATCGCGGCCTGG from Microbacterium sp. zg-B185 includes:
- a CDS encoding GNAT family N-acetyltransferase translates to MPTITPLPVDDPAAHELLADYFRMRTATFPGHTYATVFPDPAAFEPPQGVFLVVTDGEDGVGCGGIRRIEDGPHGPRYEVKHLYLRPETRGRGWGRLLMEDLRRRAAEFGAAELVLDTHHTLEAAGRLYEATGFVPIDPYNDNPNATRWYGKALQSGTDGGSAAVIDAPS
- the dapB gene encoding 4-hydroxy-tetrahydrodipicolinate reductase, which gives rise to MTTRVALVGGTGKLGGIIRGVIDTEHDFEVIATLTSKSQLSELDGADLVVDASSPAVSIDVVRASIERGMNVLVGTSGWSAERIALIRPIVAAAGTGAVFIPNFSLGSVLGTALAAAAAPFFPSVEIVEAHRETKIDSPSGTAVRTAELIGAARAEVGPVESPHVDQRARGQQVASIPIHSLRRPGVVARQDVILSGPGESLTLTHDTVEPALAYAPGIRLALGAARDARGVFIGLDSFLDIGIRMPQPAPERPVAETDVPGQVARVTGA